A single region of the Pararhodospirillum photometricum DSM 122 genome encodes:
- the rplQ gene encoding 50S ribosomal protein L17 yields the protein MRHRLSGRKLGRTSSERKALFAGLSVALIKHEQIKTTLPKAKELRPVVEKLITLGKKGTLHHRRQAFALLRDNDQVAKLFSVLAERYKDRNGGYTRVLKAGFRYGDAAPMAIIELVDRDPEAKGKNSGPVLSDEDDED from the coding sequence ATGCGTCATAGATTGTCCGGCCGTAAACTTGGGCGTACCAGCAGCGAGCGCAAGGCGCTGTTCGCTGGCCTGTCCGTTGCCCTGATCAAGCACGAGCAGATCAAGACCACCCTGCCCAAGGCCAAGGAACTGCGGCCGGTGGTTGAGAAGCTCATCACCCTGGGCAAGAAGGGCACCTTGCATCACCGTCGCCAGGCCTTCGCCCTGCTGCGCGACAACGATCAGGTGGCCAAGCTGTTCTCCGTCCTGGCCGAGCGCTACAAGGACCGTAACGGCGGTTATACCCGTGTCCTGAAGGCTGGCTTCCGCTACGGCGACGCCGCCCCCATGGCCATCATCGAGCTGGTCGATCGCGACCCCGAGGCCAAGGGTAAGAACTCCGGCCCCGTCCTGAGCGACGAGGACGACGAGGACTAA
- a CDS encoding YdcF family protein, which translates to MSTVTPGPETGWKQNSAPSQPERADRAFSLVVLGAALTENGSLPPVLLRRLTLALGLARRFARAFVIVSGGATQGPDRPSEAEVMARWLEAQGVDRGRLILEATSLNTAQNAHHVVRLARERGIRRLMVVTDQVHLPRAMLFFRLRAGPGLVVLGVAAPGPEGRRARVGSVLREVAAFGRNAGRLVAAWREGRS; encoded by the coding sequence ATGTCTACTGTTACCCCGGGCCCGGAGACGGGTTGGAAGCAAAATTCGGCGCCCTCACAGCCAGAGAGAGCAGACCGGGCGTTTTCTCTGGTTGTTCTTGGCGCTGCGCTAACTGAAAACGGGAGTCTTCCTCCTGTACTTCTTCGGCGTTTGACGCTGGCTTTGGGGCTGGCGCGCCGCTTTGCTCGTGCCTTTGTCATCGTCTCCGGGGGGGCCACCCAGGGCCCGGACCGGCCGAGCGAAGCCGAGGTCATGGCTCGTTGGCTGGAGGCCCAGGGGGTGGACCGGGGGCGTTTGATTTTGGAGGCGACATCGCTCAACACGGCCCAAAACGCCCATCACGTGGTGCGACTGGCCCGCGAGCGGGGGATCCGGCGGCTGATGGTGGTCACGGATCAGGTGCACCTGCCCCGGGCCATGTTGTTTTTCCGGCTGCGGGCCGGGCCGGGGCTTGTGGTGCTGGGCGTGGCGGCGCCGGGACCCGAGGGGCGGCGGGCGAGGGTGGGCAGTGTGCTGCGGGAGGTTGCTGCGTTTGGGCGCAATGCCGGACGGCTGGTGGCCGCGTGGCGGGAGGGGCGTTCATGA
- a CDS encoding methyl-accepting chemotaxis protein translates to MKGMMPLGARISLPVLVMVLGLMAIVGAALVMQRETMLSERRVLLEEHVEAALSLVEAFHQQAVQGRLPLDEARTRALAAVRGMAFGDNNYLFIMDREHRLVAHRTAPGLEGKSVADVKDPAGFLLFRAMTERTAHGGSALIAYQWPHPGQTTPVPKETYVGVFAPWGWIVGTGVYMDDIDVLFKRRLLALLGVAAVVMSLAGGLSFAAIRAVTKPLSLMKESMARLSQGDLEVSVPAARRQDEMGAMARALHVFRDNARAARRLQDEARAAEARQAEETRQTRLALAQRFEQEIGSILNALSVAASDLDRTAGALRDTAREALGQAGEVGSALRETTANVQSVASAAEEMAASVQEIAGQVHRSTAVVGEAVALAQGTNDGVRALFEAASRIGEVVTLITDIASQTNLLALNATIEAARAGEAGKGFAVVAGEVKTLANQTSRATEEIARQINEVQARTGQSVQDIEHIVGTVGHVNEISATIAAAIEEQGAATREISRAIQQASDGSTQVAEGALRLHEAARGTGTSAEVVHAAATRLAAQVEDLRQRVASFLGSLRTG, encoded by the coding sequence ATGAAGGGGATGATGCCGTTGGGCGCTCGGATCAGTCTGCCGGTCCTGGTGATGGTACTGGGGCTCATGGCGATCGTGGGCGCGGCCCTGGTCATGCAGCGCGAGACCATGCTGTCCGAGCGCCGTGTGTTGCTGGAGGAACATGTCGAGGCGGCGCTCAGTTTGGTTGAGGCGTTCCACCAGCAGGCGGTGCAAGGTCGCCTTCCCCTTGACGAAGCCCGCACGCGCGCGTTGGCGGCGGTGCGGGGCATGGCGTTTGGCGACAACAACTATCTTTTCATCATGGACCGCGAGCATCGGCTGGTGGCGCATCGCACCGCGCCGGGCCTGGAAGGCAAGAGCGTCGCCGATGTCAAGGATCCGGCGGGCTTCCTTTTGTTTCGCGCCATGACCGAGCGCACCGCTCACGGCGGCAGCGCCCTCATTGCCTACCAGTGGCCGCACCCGGGCCAGACGACTCCCGTGCCCAAGGAAACCTATGTTGGCGTCTTCGCCCCCTGGGGCTGGATCGTTGGGACCGGGGTGTACATGGACGACATCGATGTCCTGTTCAAGCGTCGGTTGCTCGCCTTGCTGGGGGTGGCGGCGGTGGTCATGTCCCTGGCGGGTGGCCTGTCGTTTGCTGCCATCCGGGCCGTGACCAAGCCGTTGTCGCTGATGAAGGAGAGTATGGCGCGGCTGTCCCAGGGCGACTTGGAGGTCAGTGTGCCCGCCGCGCGGCGTCAGGACGAAATGGGCGCCATGGCCCGGGCGCTGCACGTTTTTCGCGATAACGCCCGCGCCGCCCGGCGGCTTCAAGACGAGGCCCGCGCCGCCGAAGCGCGCCAAGCCGAGGAAACGCGCCAGACCCGCCTCGCCCTGGCCCAGCGCTTTGAACAAGAAATCGGCTCCATCTTGAATGCCTTGTCGGTGGCCGCTAGCGACCTTGACCGAACGGCCGGCGCCTTGCGCGATACCGCCCGTGAGGCCTTGGGGCAGGCGGGCGAGGTGGGGAGCGCTCTGCGCGAGACCACGGCCAACGTTCAGTCGGTGGCCAGCGCCGCCGAGGAAATGGCCGCCTCGGTGCAGGAAATCGCCGGGCAGGTCCATCGCTCCACCGCCGTGGTCGGCGAGGCCGTGGCCTTGGCCCAGGGCACCAACGACGGCGTGCGCGCCTTGTTCGAGGCGGCCTCGCGCATTGGCGAGGTGGTGACTCTCATTACCGACATCGCGAGCCAGACCAATCTCCTGGCGCTTAACGCCACCATCGAGGCCGCTCGGGCCGGCGAGGCCGGCAAGGGCTTTGCCGTGGTCGCGGGCGAGGTCAAGACGCTGGCCAACCAGACCAGCCGGGCCACCGAGGAAATTGCCCGCCAGATCAACGAGGTCCAGGCGCGCACCGGCCAGAGCGTCCAGGATATCGAGCACATTGTCGGCACGGTGGGCCACGTCAACGAAATCTCGGCCACCATTGCCGCCGCCATTGAGGAACAAGGCGCGGCGACCCGGGAAATTTCGCGAGCCATCCAGCAGGCCTCCGATGGCTCCACCCAGGTGGCCGAGGGAGCCTTGCGCCTGCACGAGGCGGCGCGGGGCACCGGGACGTCGGCCGAGGTCGTTCACGCCGCCGCAACCCGCTTGGCCGCCCAGGTTGAGGACTTGCGCCAGCGCGTGGCCAGTTTCTTGGGGTCGCTACGCACCGGGTGA
- a CDS encoding class I SAM-dependent methyltransferase, producing the protein MRPRHRNSEVLLAWVPVQGATVVDVGCGDGALARTLVQAGAARVVGLEVSARQLARAARTPLPPEVMILKGGAQALPLADASADAVIFFNSLHHVPKALMPQALAEAARVVRSGGWIYVGEPIAEGPHFDLLRPVDDETEVRAAALACVRQAVADGLSLEREQEYLHTVRLASFEALRERTAAANPEREAVFDAHETSLRAAFDRLGRRDADGATLFDQPMRALLLRKP; encoded by the coding sequence ATGCGCCCCCGTCACCGTAACAGCGAGGTCCTTCTGGCCTGGGTCCCGGTCCAGGGCGCCACCGTGGTGGACGTGGGCTGTGGCGATGGCGCCTTAGCCCGAACCCTGGTCCAAGCCGGAGCCGCCCGCGTGGTTGGCCTGGAGGTCAGCGCCCGCCAGCTCGCTCGGGCCGCCCGTACCCCCCTTCCGCCCGAGGTCATGATCCTGAAGGGAGGGGCCCAAGCCCTGCCCTTGGCCGACGCCTCGGCCGATGCCGTGATTTTTTTTAATAGCCTGCATCATGTGCCAAAGGCTCTGATGCCACAGGCCCTGGCTGAAGCGGCGCGTGTCGTGCGATCCGGCGGCTGGATCTATGTCGGCGAGCCCATCGCCGAGGGCCCCCACTTCGACCTCCTGCGCCCCGTGGACGACGAAACAGAGGTCCGTGCCGCCGCCTTGGCGTGCGTGCGTCAGGCGGTGGCCGATGGTCTCTCCTTGGAGCGGGAGCAGGAATACCTGCATACGGTTCGCCTCGCCTCGTTCGAGGCCCTGCGCGAGCGCACCGCCGCCGCTAACCCAGAGCGCGAAGCGGTGTTTGATGCCCATGAGACCTCGCTGCGGGCGGCGTTCGATCGTCTGGGCCGGCGCGACGCCGACGGTGCTACCCTGTTCGACCAGCCCATGCGCGCTCTTTTGCTGCGCAAGCCCTGA
- the cydB gene encoding cytochrome d ubiquinol oxidase subunit II: MLDYETLKLVWWLLVGVLLIGFAITDGMDMGVGMLLPFLGKEDTERRVIINTVGPHWDGNQVWLITAGGAIFAAWPIVYATAFSGFYMAMLLVLFALFFRPVGFDYRSKLPDPRWRTAWDWGLFAGGFVPALIFGVAFGNLLQGVPFRLDDMLRSHYEGSLFLALLPLLNPFALLCGVVSVAMLALHGATWLQLRTVDPLAGRARQAALILGAVVVVTFALAGVWVAFGIDGYRVVSQAAPGSLPDPLAKEVVRAPGAWLDVYGRMPLAVLAPAVGFLGAALAVLFSVAARPGLAFLSSALAQAGIILTAGFSMFPFIMPSSTHPGSSLTVWDSTSSHLTLSVMFWAVVIFLPLVLTYTVWCYSRMWGKVTVEEIKARSVSAY; this comes from the coding sequence ATCTTGGATTACGAAACCCTCAAGCTGGTATGGTGGCTGCTGGTCGGCGTCTTGTTGATCGGCTTTGCCATTACCGATGGCATGGACATGGGCGTCGGCATGCTGTTGCCCTTCCTGGGCAAGGAGGATACCGAGCGCCGTGTGATCATCAACACGGTTGGCCCGCACTGGGACGGCAATCAGGTGTGGCTGATCACGGCGGGTGGCGCCATCTTTGCCGCGTGGCCCATTGTCTACGCGACCGCCTTTTCCGGCTTTTACATGGCGATGCTCCTGGTCTTGTTCGCCTTGTTCTTTCGGCCGGTAGGCTTTGATTATCGCTCAAAATTGCCCGATCCCCGCTGGCGCACCGCTTGGGATTGGGGATTGTTTGCCGGCGGCTTTGTGCCGGCCCTGATCTTTGGCGTGGCCTTCGGCAACTTGTTGCAGGGCGTGCCTTTCCGCTTGGATGACATGCTGCGTTCCCACTACGAGGGCTCGCTGTTCTTGGCCTTGCTGCCGCTTCTCAATCCGTTTGCCCTGCTGTGTGGCGTGGTGAGCGTTGCCATGTTGGCCTTGCACGGTGCGACGTGGTTGCAGTTGCGCACGGTGGATCCCCTCGCCGGGCGGGCGCGTCAGGCCGCGCTGATTCTGGGCGCCGTGGTGGTCGTGACCTTTGCCCTGGCCGGGGTGTGGGTGGCGTTCGGGATCGACGGCTACCGGGTGGTTTCGCAGGCGGCGCCGGGCAGTCTGCCCGATCCGCTGGCCAAGGAGGTGGTGCGGGCGCCGGGGGCGTGGCTTGATGTCTATGGGCGGATGCCCTTGGCGGTGCTGGCGCCGGCGGTCGGCTTCCTGGGGGCGGCGTTGGCGGTGCTGTTCAGCGTGGCGGCGCGGCCCGGTCTGGCGTTCTTGTCGAGCGCCCTGGCCCAGGCCGGGATCATCCTCACCGCTGGCTTTAGCATGTTTCCCTTCATCATGCCGTCGTCCACCCATCCGGGGTCGAGCCTGACGGTGTGGGATTCGACCTCCAGTCATTTGACCTTGAGTGTCATGTTCTGGGCGGTGGTGATTTTCCTGCCCTTGGTGTTGACCTATACGGTGTGGTGCTACTCCCGTATGTGGGGGAAAGTCACGGTAGAGGAAATCAAAGCGCGCAGTGTTTCCGCGTATTAG
- the cydX gene encoding cytochrome bd-I oxidase subunit CydX: MWYFTWILGLAAALSLGIINVMWLEAEEALGPDDD, from the coding sequence ATGTGGTATTTCACCTGGATCCTGGGCTTGGCCGCGGCCTTGTCTCTTGGCATCATCAATGTGATGTGGCTGGAGGCCGAGGAGGCTTTGGGACCGGATGACGACTAA
- a CDS encoding cytochrome ubiquinol oxidase subunit I gives MIDETFIALSRWQFAATAMYHFLFVPLTLGLSWMVFMMESVYVMTGKVIYKDMTRFWGKLFGINFALGVTTGLTMEFQFGTNWAYYSHYVGDVFGAPLAIEGLMAFFLESTFIGLFFLGWDKLSKRQHLAVTFLTALGSNFSALWILVANGWMQNPVGSSFSPETMRMEMTSFFEVVLNPVAQVKFVHTVAAGYVTAAMFVMGISAWYMLKRRDLGFAKRSFAVATGFGLASVLSVIVLGDESGYELGDVQRVKLAAIEAEYTTEKPPAPFTIFGLPDDKAMEKDAEIQIPWLLGLIATRSLDTEVTGLRDLMARHEERIRNGMVAYDALEKIRAGDDSPAVRHDFEFHKKDLGYGLLLKRYTTQVSDATEAQIAQAARDTIPPVTPLFFSFRVMVGLGFVMLGLIVLSFWYTIRRTIQDKPWLLKALVWSIPLPWIACEVGWFVAEFGRQPWAIGEVLPTFLATSSLTTGELVFSLAGFLIFYTFLLVIEMYLMVHFARKGPATLATGRYHGEAAGPRPGYAPAE, from the coding sequence ATGATCGACGAGACCTTCATCGCCTTGTCGCGATGGCAGTTCGCCGCTACGGCCATGTATCATTTCCTGTTCGTCCCCCTGACGCTGGGCTTGTCCTGGATGGTGTTCATGATGGAGTCGGTCTATGTGATGACCGGCAAAGTCATTTATAAGGACATGACTCGGTTTTGGGGAAAGCTCTTTGGGATCAATTTTGCTCTTGGCGTGACCACGGGCTTGACCATGGAGTTTCAGTTTGGCACGAACTGGGCCTATTATTCTCACTATGTTGGCGATGTGTTCGGCGCACCGCTTGCGATCGAAGGCTTGATGGCCTTCTTCCTGGAAAGTACGTTTATCGGCTTGTTCTTCCTGGGGTGGGACAAGTTAAGCAAGCGCCAGCATTTGGCGGTGACCTTCTTGACCGCGCTGGGCTCCAATTTTTCGGCGCTGTGGATTTTGGTGGCCAACGGCTGGATGCAAAATCCGGTGGGTTCTTCGTTTTCGCCGGAAACCATGCGCATGGAGATGACCAGCTTTTTCGAGGTCGTGCTCAATCCCGTGGCCCAGGTGAAGTTTGTGCATACCGTGGCCGCCGGCTACGTGACCGCCGCCATGTTCGTGATGGGCATCAGCGCGTGGTACATGCTCAAGCGGCGCGACTTGGGGTTTGCCAAGCGCTCGTTTGCGGTGGCCACCGGCTTTGGCTTGGCCTCGGTGCTCTCGGTGATCGTGCTGGGTGACGAGAGCGGCTATGAGCTGGGCGACGTGCAGCGGGTCAAGCTCGCGGCAATTGAGGCCGAGTACACCACCGAAAAGCCGCCGGCCCCCTTCACCATTTTCGGCCTGCCCGACGACAAGGCCATGGAGAAGGATGCCGAGATCCAGATCCCCTGGCTGCTGGGCCTGATCGCCACCCGCTCCCTCGATACCGAGGTTACGGGCCTGCGTGATCTCATGGCCCGCCACGAGGAGCGGATCCGCAACGGCATGGTGGCCTACGACGCCCTGGAAAAAATCCGGGCCGGCGATGACTCCCCGGCCGTTCGGCATGATTTCGAGTTCCACAAGAAGGACCTGGGCTACGGCCTGCTGCTCAAGCGCTACACCACCCAAGTCAGCGACGCCACCGAGGCCCAGATCGCCCAGGCGGCTCGCGATACCATTCCCCCGGTTACGCCGTTGTTCTTTAGCTTCCGGGTTATGGTGGGATTGGGCTTTGTCATGCTGGGGCTGATCGTCTTGTCCTTCTGGTACACCATTCGCCGGACGATTCAGGATAAGCCGTGGCTGCTCAAGGCCTTGGTCTGGTCCATTCCCCTGCCGTGGATTGCCTGTGAGGTCGGCTGGTTCGTGGCCGAGTTTGGCCGTCAGCCCTGGGCGATTGGCGAGGTGCTGCCCACCTTCCTGGCCACGTCGAGCCTGACCACGGGTGAACTGGTGTTCAGCTTGGCCGGCTTCTTGATTTTCTACACCTTCTTGCTGGTGATCGAGATGTACCTGATGGTTCATTTCGCCCGCAAGGGCCCGGCCACCCTGGCCACCGGTCGCTATCACGGCGAGGCCGCCGGCCCTCGTCCCGGCTATGCGCCGGCTGAGTAG
- a CDS encoding CaiB/BaiF CoA transferase family protein, giving the protein MSALPLAGVRVLDLATFIAAPFTAALLGEFGAEVIKIEQPGEGDPLRRFGTPTERGDTLAWLSEARNKASLTLNLRDPRGSALFKTLAASADVVCENFRPGTLEKWGVGWEDLQALNPRLVMLRISGYGQDGPYRDRPGFARIAHAVGGLTHLAGMPGGPPVTPGSTSLADYMSGLFGAVGVLLALRHRDQTGQGQVIDLGLYESVLRVLDEMIPVYDQTGRVRGPEGAGTVNACPHGHFVCGDGRWVAIACTNDKMFARLARVMERPGLAHPDAFGPLSHRLAARDAVDGLVAAWTAERPREAVVSLCEQGDVPCGAINTVADLVADPHVQARGNLARLPVEGLGSVLVPAVLPRLSATPGRLEAAGPVLGADTVRILQSLGLAEAEIAALRHDKVI; this is encoded by the coding sequence ATGAGCGCGTTGCCGTTGGCGGGGGTTCGGGTTCTCGACCTTGCGACCTTTATTGCCGCGCCGTTCACGGCGGCGCTGTTGGGAGAGTTCGGGGCGGAGGTGATCAAAATCGAGCAGCCGGGGGAGGGGGATCCCTTGCGGCGCTTCGGCACGCCCACCGAGCGCGGCGACACCTTGGCTTGGCTGTCAGAGGCGCGCAACAAGGCGTCCTTGACCCTCAATCTGCGTGATCCTCGGGGGAGCGCGCTGTTCAAGACCTTGGCGGCCAGCGCCGACGTGGTGTGCGAAAACTTTCGCCCCGGCACCTTGGAGAAATGGGGGGTGGGCTGGGAGGATCTTCAAGCGCTCAACCCCCGTCTCGTGATGCTGCGGATCTCCGGCTATGGTCAGGACGGGCCCTATCGCGACCGCCCGGGCTTTGCGCGCATTGCCCATGCGGTGGGTGGGCTCACCCACCTTGCGGGGATGCCCGGAGGACCGCCGGTGACCCCGGGCTCCACCAGTCTGGCCGATTATATGAGCGGGTTGTTTGGCGCGGTGGGCGTGCTGCTCGCCTTGCGCCACCGCGACCAGACCGGGCAGGGGCAGGTGATCGATCTTGGGCTCTATGAAAGCGTGCTGCGGGTGTTGGATGAAATGATCCCGGTGTACGACCAGACTGGGCGGGTGCGCGGCCCCGAGGGCGCTGGGACCGTCAACGCCTGCCCCCATGGGCACTTTGTTTGTGGTGACGGCCGCTGGGTTGCGATTGCCTGCACCAACGACAAAATGTTTGCCCGCCTTGCCCGGGTGATGGAGCGACCGGGGCTCGCTCATCCCGATGCCTTTGGTCCCCTGTCGCACCGTCTGGCGGCGCGCGATGCCGTGGATGGCTTGGTGGCCGCCTGGACCGCAGAGCGACCGCGTGAGGCGGTCGTCAGCCTGTGTGAGCAAGGCGACGTGCCCTGTGGCGCCATCAACACGGTGGCCGATCTGGTGGCCGATCCGCACGTCCAAGCGCGGGGCAATCTGGCCCGTTTGCCGGTCGAGGGCCTGGGCAGTGTTCTGGTGCCCGCGGTCTTGCCGCGCCTTTCCGCCACTCCGGGACGGCTGGAGGCGGCAGGACCCGTCCTGGGCGCCGACACCGTGCGAATTTTGCAGAGCCTGGGTCTCGCCGAGGCCGAGATCGCCGCCTTGCGTCACGATAAGGTCATATGA
- a CDS encoding ATP-binding cassette domain-containing protein has protein sequence MIWRLTLGSALALTSALANLALLGIAGWFLTGMALAGLAGASFNYFIPAALIRALAIGRAGGRYLERLVTHDATLTLVARLRPRLFLALAAQDPGREGPHGGDLAARLGGDLEALQRLFLYVAVPGLVAVLGGLAVIGVLAAYAPEAAVLCALGLLMAGGGGGAVLVALGRAPGRASVAVRLRLREAVADLALGADELWSFGALGRHLAGIDAHARALAGIQARFARRDALAAALLPTLALATVWGVLLSLPGGLPGPEKALVVFLALAAFDLLAPLPDAATRLEATLTTLGRLRALGRPGGAPLPSGIAPVLLPLGPGARVGLVGPSGAGKTTVARRLAGLGPDASAEARASLAPQTPMFVAASLRHNLLIAAPEADDTTLRAALETVCLGEWLAGLPEGLSTPIGEGGRAVSGGRRGACPWPAPCWAALRC, from the coding sequence ATGATCTGGCGCCTGACCTTGGGCAGTGCCCTCGCCCTGACGAGCGCCCTGGCCAACCTTGCCCTGCTTGGCATCGCCGGCTGGTTTCTTACCGGGATGGCCCTGGCCGGTCTCGCCGGGGCGAGTTTCAACTACTTCATTCCGGCCGCCCTGATCCGGGCTCTGGCCATCGGGCGGGCCGGCGGGCGCTACCTGGAGCGGCTGGTCACCCACGATGCCACCTTGACCCTGGTTGCCCGCCTGCGCCCGCGCTTGTTCCTGGCCTTGGCCGCCCAGGATCCGGGGCGCGAGGGGCCACACGGCGGCGATCTTGCCGCGCGCTTGGGGGGCGATCTCGAGGCGCTGCAACGCCTGTTCTTGTATGTTGCCGTGCCCGGGCTGGTGGCCGTTCTTGGGGGACTGGCGGTGATTGGGGTCCTCGCCGCCTATGCCCCTGAGGCTGCCGTGCTTTGTGCCCTGGGCCTGCTGATGGCCGGCGGGGGCGGCGGCGCCGTGCTGGTGGCGCTCGGGCGGGCGCCGGGGCGGGCCAGCGTGGCCGTGCGCCTGCGTCTGCGCGAGGCGGTGGCCGATTTGGCCCTGGGAGCGGACGAACTCTGGTCCTTTGGCGCGCTTGGCCGCCATCTGGCTGGCATCGACGCGCACGCCCGGGCCCTGGCCGGGATCCAGGCGCGCTTCGCCCGGCGCGATGCCCTGGCCGCCGCCCTTTTGCCCACCTTGGCCCTGGCCACGGTGTGGGGCGTCTTGCTCTCGTTGCCCGGCGGCCTGCCCGGGCCGGAGAAGGCGTTGGTGGTGTTTCTGGCCCTGGCTGCCTTTGATTTGCTGGCGCCTCTGCCCGATGCCGCCACCCGGCTGGAGGCGACGTTGACCACCTTGGGGCGCCTGCGCGCTCTGGGCCGGCCGGGGGGCGCTCCCTTGCCCAGTGGGATCGCCCCCGTGCTTTTGCCTCTGGGCCCCGGGGCCAGGGTGGGGTTGGTGGGGCCGAGCGGGGCGGGCAAAACCACCGTGGCGCGGCGGCTGGCCGGCCTGGGTCCCGACGCTTCGGCCGAGGCGCGGGCCAGTCTGGCGCCGCAGACCCCGATGTTTGTCGCGGCCAGCCTGCGCCATAACCTGCTGATTGCCGCCCCCGAGGCCGACGACACGACCCTGCGGGCCGCTTTGGAGACGGTATGTCTGGGCGAGTGGCTGGCCGGTCTGCCCGAGGGCTTGTCCACGCCGATCGGCGAGGGCGGGCGGGCTGTGTCGGGGGGGAGGCGCGGCGCTTGTCCCTGGCCCGCGCCCTGTTGGGCCGCGCTCCGCTGCTGA
- a CDS encoding ABC transporter ATP-binding protein/permease produces the protein MTTNTPGAGEGTPSPDPAKALLQRVGRELRPLLWALAGVQALAGGLLIALAWLLAGALNDVVIHGQQPEGQTLAWVAGLGLTRALALGAGAWLAGQLGARAGLALRRRLVGTALPAGEAAFLVVEGVEAVEPFFARYWPASVQAVLLPFAVLAVVVPLDGISAAVLAVTAPLIPLFMVLIGDRAGRLNVAQWAAMTRLSAYFLDVVRALPVLRAFGAVAAEATRLGQGAQEWRDVTVRVLRVAFLSSLVLEFLATLGIALVAVFIGFRLFWGEMGYERGLFLLLLAPEFYAPLRQLGAHYHARMEALAAAQRLDAPPRDLSPSAAEPSRPPRTQGARIEMQGVRFRHPGGGGVEDLSLVLEPGSLTVVVGPSGAGKSTLLGLLRGRLSPQAGQILVEGRPLEGERDRPMWVPQQPHLFAGSLEDVLRLGGPDASPAALVEALRLAAAEEVVAAKAGGGWPTGWARAASGFRGARSVGWRWRAPF, from the coding sequence ATGACGACTAACACCCCTGGGGCCGGGGAAGGCACGCCCTCCCCCGACCCCGCCAAGGCCCTGTTGCAACGCGTGGGTCGCGAGTTGCGCCCGTTGCTGTGGGCTCTCGCCGGCGTTCAGGCCCTCGCCGGGGGGCTGTTGATTGCACTGGCGTGGCTTCTGGCCGGTGCCTTGAACGATGTCGTGATTCATGGCCAGCAGCCCGAGGGCCAGACCCTGGCCTGGGTGGCCGGGCTGGGGCTGACCCGGGCTCTGGCCTTGGGCGCTGGGGCATGGTTGGCCGGCCAGTTGGGCGCGCGGGCCGGGCTGGCCTTGCGGCGGCGGCTGGTCGGCACCGCCTTGCCGGCGGGCGAGGCGGCGTTTTTGGTCGTGGAAGGGGTGGAGGCCGTCGAGCCCTTTTTCGCCCGCTATTGGCCGGCCAGCGTTCAGGCTGTTCTTCTGCCCTTTGCCGTGCTCGCCGTGGTGGTGCCGCTGGATGGGATCTCGGCGGCGGTTCTTGCGGTCACGGCCCCCCTGATTCCCCTGTTCATGGTGTTGATTGGCGATCGCGCTGGCCGCCTCAATGTCGCCCAGTGGGCGGCGATGACCCGGCTTTCCGCCTATTTTCTTGATGTGGTGCGGGCTTTACCGGTCTTGCGGGCCTTTGGCGCGGTGGCGGCCGAGGCCACGCGCCTGGGGCAGGGCGCCCAGGAGTGGCGCGATGTCACCGTGCGGGTGCTGCGCGTTGCGTTTTTGTCGTCCCTGGTTCTGGAGTTTCTGGCGACCCTGGGGATTGCCCTGGTCGCGGTGTTTATTGGCTTTCGCTTGTTTTGGGGCGAGATGGGCTATGAGCGCGGCTTGTTCTTGCTGCTGCTGGCCCCGGAATTTTACGCGCCCCTGCGCCAGTTGGGGGCCCATTATCACGCCCGTATGGAAGCCCTGGCCGCCGCCCAGCGCCTCGACGCGCCGCCCCGTGACCTGTCGCCCTCTGCGGCCGAGCCGAGCCGCCCCCCCCGGACGCAGGGCGCGCGGATCGAGATGCAGGGCGTTCGCTTTCGTCATCCCGGCGGTGGTGGCGTGGAGGACCTGTCCTTGGTCCTGGAGCCCGGCAGTTTGACCGTTGTGGTCGGGCCGAGCGGCGCCGGCAAGAGCACCCTGCTGGGCCTTCTGCGCGGGCGCCTTTCCCCCCAAGCCGGCCAGATCCTGGTGGAGGGCCGCCCCCTGGAGGGCGAGCGCGACCGGCCGATGTGGGTGCCGCAACAGCCCCATCTGTTTGCCGGCTCCTTGGAAGACGTGCTGCGCCTCGGTGGTCCCGACGCCAGCCCGGCCGCCTTGGTCGAGGCCTTGCGGCTGGCCGCTGCCGAGGAGGTGGTGGCGGCCAAAGCCGGGGGGGGCTGGCCTACCGGGTGGGCGAGGGCGGCCTCGGGCTTTCGGGGGGCGAGGTCCGTCGGCTGGCGCTGGCGCGCGCCTTTTTGA
- a CDS encoding ATP-binding cassette domain-containing protein — MGEGGLGLSGGEVRRLALARAFLMEAPLVLMDEPSASLDQDSEAALLEALRALRVGRTVVVAAHRLATMRAADRVVVLEGGRVVQDGPFEAVRAEDGALRRLLGARSPLVAAALEPRA, encoded by the coding sequence GTGGGCGAGGGCGGCCTCGGGCTTTCGGGGGGCGAGGTCCGTCGGCTGGCGCTGGCGCGCGCCTTTTTGATGGAAGCCCCGTTGGTGCTGATGGACGAGCCCTCGGCCAGTCTGGACCAAGACAGCGAGGCCGCCTTGCTGGAGGCTTTGCGTGCCTTGCGCGTGGGGCGAACCGTGGTGGTCGCCGCCCACCGCCTCGCCACCATGCGCGCCGCCGACCGGGTGGTGGTGCTGGAGGGCGGTCGCGTGGTCCAGGACGGACCTTTTGAAGCCGTGCGTGCCGAGGATGGGGCCCTGCGCCGCCTGCTCGGCGCCCGCTCGCCCCTGGTGGCCGCCGCCTTGGAGCCCCGCGCATGA